Proteins from a genomic interval of Candidatus Hydrogenedentota bacterium:
- a CDS encoding ABC transporter permease subunit (The N-terminal region of this protein, as described by TIGR01726, is a three transmembrane segment that identifies a subfamily of ABC transporter permease subunits, which specificities that include histidine, arginine, glutamine, glutamate, L-cystine (sic), the opines (in Agrobacterium) octopine and nopaline, etc.), which produces MVLQAVCPPAGAQDAPGPEADDAADVAGVAAPPPDRGLLRYGADLEGGVPYIFADPDSPGKLIGFEVEILGHVGRELGRTPVMVQNDWDKLIPGLSRNLYDMAIQGQEITPEHEESVAFTVPYYVTCLQLCVRRDSFQVNSLEDCRGKTVGTLKASLSYFILDDLGGVDIRAYPTEVNGFNDLENGRLDAVLFDAPVALYYGGPRPGIKFVRQEIGRMAYGFALSKDNPELLGEVNRILMEMRENGELRRILDRWNLWNPMVAAEFGDYAPSVTEPVMYDAWVSRQGVPTGWADLAQRYIGFLPILGKGALLTLEISMLSMLIAVLLGFALAAVRVYAPLVLSLASTLYIEIVRGTPVLIQLFFIFYGLPAMGIRFSPFWAGVVGLGMNYAAYEAENYRAGFISVPHTQMDAALGLGMSRWQAVRHVIAPQAFRVVLPPVTNDFISLLKDSSLVSIITMVELTKTYQMLAITYYDYLGTGVMVAAIYLLLGLPFVRLARWTEKRLAVSQPPVRR; this is translated from the coding sequence ATGGTTTTGCAGGCGGTGTGCCCCCCCGCAGGGGCGCAAGACGCGCCGGGCCCGGAGGCGGATGACGCCGCAGACGTTGCCGGTGTGGCGGCACCGCCTCCGGACAGGGGCCTATTGCGCTATGGCGCCGATTTGGAGGGGGGCGTTCCCTATATTTTCGCCGACCCGGACAGTCCCGGAAAGTTGATCGGGTTTGAAGTTGAGATACTGGGGCATGTTGGCAGGGAACTGGGACGAACCCCCGTGATGGTCCAGAATGACTGGGACAAACTCATTCCGGGGCTTTCGCGCAACCTCTATGACATGGCCATCCAGGGCCAGGAAATCACCCCCGAGCATGAGGAGTCCGTCGCCTTCACGGTGCCCTATTATGTGACCTGCCTCCAGTTGTGCGTGCGGCGGGACTCGTTTCAGGTCAACTCCCTCGAAGACTGCCGGGGCAAAACAGTCGGCACCCTGAAGGCGTCCCTGTCGTACTTTATCCTGGATGATTTGGGCGGGGTGGACATCCGCGCCTATCCGACCGAAGTGAACGGGTTCAATGACCTCGAAAATGGACGGCTGGACGCCGTGCTTTTTGACGCGCCCGTCGCCCTGTACTATGGCGGCCCCAGACCGGGGATCAAGTTTGTCCGGCAGGAAATCGGCCGCATGGCCTACGGCTTTGCCCTCTCAAAAGACAATCCCGAACTGCTGGGGGAGGTCAACCGGATACTCATGGAGATGCGCGAAAACGGGGAACTGCGCCGCATCCTGGACCGGTGGAACCTTTGGAATCCCATGGTCGCCGCGGAATTCGGCGACTATGCGCCCTCCGTCACCGAACCGGTCATGTACGACGCCTGGGTGTCCCGCCAGGGTGTCCCCACCGGATGGGCGGACCTGGCCCAAAGATACATCGGGTTCCTGCCCATTCTGGGAAAAGGCGCCCTTCTCACCTTGGAAATCTCGATGCTGTCCATGCTCATCGCCGTCCTGCTTGGCTTTGCGTTGGCGGCGGTCCGGGTTTATGCGCCCCTTGTCCTCTCTCTGGCCTCAACCCTGTACATCGAAATTGTCCGCGGGACGCCCGTGCTCATCCAGTTGTTCTTCATTTTTTATGGTCTTCCCGCCATGGGCATACGCTTCTCGCCGTTCTGGGCGGGGGTGGTCGGACTGGGAATGAACTATGCGGCTTATGAGGCGGAGAATTACCGGGCGGGGTTCATCAGCGTGCCCCACACCCAGATGGACGCCGCATTGGGACTGGGCATGAGCCGGTGGCAGGCCGTCCGCCATGTCATCGCCCCCCAGGCGTTCAGGGTTGTGCTGCCCCCCGTCACCAATGACTTCATCTCACTTCTCAAAGACTCCTCCCTGGTGTCCATCATCACCATGGTGGAATTGACCAAAACTTATCAGATGCTGGCCATAACCTATTACGACTACCTTGGCACGGGTGTCATGGTCGCCGCCATTTACCTGCTGCTGGGGCTTCCTTTTGTGCGGCTGGCCCGGTGGACGGAGAAAAGGCTGGCAGTTTCCCAGCCCCCCGTCCGGCGCTGA
- a CDS encoding PTS sugar transporter subunit IIA: MLLTDHIESTCIVTAMESKTKADVLKDLTHLLFDKKKLKGMEPALDQIMAREITESTGIGHGLAVPHARVSGLKTLYCAVGRVKDGLDFAAVDKKPVHLIFLICYPPTQQTTYLNFVATLAKLLRVPENFKALMKAGDEKEFLEVLTDLSHKLAAPEEYYAKKLKADPELLQARDAHADLILLARLQLCQEMHDAARTGKKQIKQRMDSIRGLVDSRIMRHYDRLMTARPPALVPVEGDTCQGCFMRLPSQFAQKVREDSDHIHTCPNCSRFIYIV, from the coding sequence ATGCTGCTTACTGACCACATTGAGTCCACCTGTATTGTCACCGCAATGGAAAGCAAGACCAAGGCGGATGTTCTCAAAGACCTGACCCACCTGTTGTTTGACAAGAAAAAACTCAAGGGCATGGAGCCGGCCCTGGACCAGATTATGGCCCGTGAAATCACCGAGAGCACCGGCATCGGCCACGGCCTCGCCGTGCCCCACGCCCGCGTGTCGGGACTGAAAACCCTTTACTGCGCCGTGGGCCGGGTGAAGGACGGGCTTGACTTTGCCGCCGTGGACAAGAAACCGGTCCACCTGATTTTCCTTATCTGCTATCCGCCGACGCAGCAGACGACCTACCTGAACTTCGTGGCGACCCTTGCCAAACTGCTGCGCGTTCCGGAGAACTTCAAGGCGCTGATGAAGGCCGGCGACGAGAAAGAGTTCCTCGAGGTGCTCACCGACCTGTCGCACAAGCTGGCGGCGCCCGAGGAGTATTACGCGAAAAAACTGAAGGCCGACCCCGAGCTGCTCCAGGCGCGGGACGCGCACGCCGACCTGATCCTGCTGGCGCGCCTGCAACTGTGCCAGGAGATGCACGACGCGGCCCGTACCGGCAAGAAGCAAATCAAGCAGCGGATGGACAGCATCCGGGGGCTGGTGGACTCGCGCATCATGCGCCATTATGACCGCCTGATGACGGCGCGCCCGCCCGCGCTGGTGCCGGTCGAGGGCGACACCTGCCAGGGCTGCTTCATGCGCCTGCCCTCGCAGTTTGCCCAGAAGGTCCGCGAGGACTCCGACCACATCCACACCTGCCCGAACTGCAGCCGTTTCATCTACATAGTCTGA
- a CDS encoding cyclic nucleotide-binding domain-containing protein, whose amino-acid sequence MDVAKVDALIQRVELFRGLNREDVVKIFSKGMTTRALKGEVIFYKGTTGGQMYVVLGGKIGVFSGEQCIATLGTGDMFGEMALVNHEPRSATVKAIEDSHLFVLTETTFQTLLTKRVAVQILLNIVHTLSKRLRDTNARLQG is encoded by the coding sequence ATGGATGTGGCAAAGGTGGATGCGCTGATTCAGCGGGTGGAGCTTTTCAGGGGCCTGAACCGCGAGGACGTGGTCAAGATATTTTCCAAAGGAATGACCACGCGCGCGCTCAAGGGCGAGGTGATCTTCTACAAGGGAACCACGGGCGGCCAGATGTACGTTGTGCTTGGCGGCAAAATCGGGGTGTTCAGCGGCGAGCAGTGCATCGCCACCCTGGGCACCGGCGACATGTTCGGGGAAATGGCCCTGGTCAACCACGAGCCGCGCAGCGCCACGGTCAAGGCGATCGAGGACAGCCATCTTTTCGTGCTGACCGAGACCACTTTCCAGACGCTGCTCACCAAGCGCGTGGCCGTGCAGATTCTCCTGAACATTGTCCACACCCTCAGCAAACGGCTTCGGGACACCAACGCCCGCCTGCAGGGCTGA
- a CDS encoding trypsin-like peptidase domain-containing protein, which translates to MGACFAVAAQNGIQGEKPSETEISDVPWTPQPWAGAPKVIYGADDRIDLYQETDGQRQVWAASTCGLINASRLTAQPDGTYTLTPGAYLRFGLPACEDEPFGDQPTGPYCTGFMVGADLIATAGHCSLSSVYFVFGFAMQDAHSPNLVFNANQVYQMAEVVSNSPSGASDHAIVRVDRPITAPGARPFTIRREGSIAVGERIGVIGHPSGLPLKLAFGDQTAVRSGASETFFVANLDTYGGNSGSPVINADTGILEGILVRGDTDYVNTGSCFRSYLNTDTSGRGEDCTRITVVKDFIPQFIGTEGAVALGRTHYACDDLLDIHVTDSDLTGTGMISVAIGSSNGDSETAALSEEESKAGTFSGTIPVGGGPVMPGNGAIEAAHGDLIDVTYVDANDGAGHGGVEVTATALVDCLPPVISGVTLAYLGGTQATVRFSTDESARPSLSHGLDCGDVMEGAPGPFRTQHEISLNGLEPETTYYFSVKARDIAGNTASSDNGGACYTFTTPLPVNYLTEVFDSANTVDLRHRMLTLYPTDGAEGYAACLEDADRLPVDPGGGAAVVLADDGFAQLTLAGGAAVRLFGESFGAFFVNANGNVSFESGDVNWRGTAQAHFARRRISMFLTDLNPARRGAVTFLQLPDRAVVTFVDVPSYSSGGLYPPENAHTFQLEMMFDGVLRITWLDLFAVDAVAGLSRGAGTPSDFESINLARLPSCELLDPALAPPHSADQNNSRRIELGELLRVVQFYNSNGYSCLSGSEDGYRPGSSGGTACAAHDSDYAPADWHISLSELLRAVQFYNAQGYFRDPYGEDGFRPKSGE; encoded by the coding sequence ATGGGCGCATGTTTTGCCGTGGCGGCGCAAAACGGCATACAGGGGGAAAAGCCGTCCGAGACCGAAATAAGCGACGTGCCCTGGACGCCCCAGCCGTGGGCGGGCGCCCCCAAAGTCATCTACGGGGCGGATGACCGGATTGACCTTTACCAGGAAACGGACGGGCAGCGCCAAGTCTGGGCGGCCTCCACCTGCGGCCTAATCAACGCCTCCCGGCTCACCGCGCAACCCGATGGAACCTACACCCTTACTCCCGGCGCCTACCTCCGGTTTGGACTGCCCGCCTGCGAGGACGAGCCTTTCGGAGATCAGCCCACCGGCCCCTACTGCACCGGATTCATGGTGGGTGCGGACCTTATCGCCACCGCCGGCCACTGCTCGCTCAGTTCGGTTTACTTCGTTTTCGGTTTTGCCATGCAGGACGCGCACTCCCCGAACCTTGTGTTCAACGCCAATCAGGTCTATCAGATGGCTGAAGTGGTTTCCAACTCGCCCTCCGGCGCGTCCGACCATGCCATTGTGCGGGTGGACCGGCCCATCACCGCGCCGGGCGCGCGTCCGTTCACCATACGCCGGGAAGGGAGCATCGCGGTGGGTGAACGCATTGGCGTCATCGGGCACCCTTCCGGACTTCCGCTCAAACTCGCCTTCGGCGACCAGACGGCGGTCCGGAGCGGCGCTTCCGAGACTTTTTTTGTCGCCAACCTTGACACCTACGGCGGCAATTCCGGATCGCCCGTCATCAATGCGGACACTGGGATTTTAGAGGGCATTTTGGTCCGGGGTGACACGGACTATGTGAACACGGGCTCCTGCTTCAGAAGCTATTTGAACACCGACACGTCGGGACGCGGCGAGGACTGCACCAGGATAACCGTGGTGAAGGATTTCATCCCCCAGTTCATTGGCACCGAGGGCGCGGTGGCCCTGGGACGGACCCACTATGCCTGCGATGATCTGCTGGATATCCATGTCACGGACTCTGACCTGACGGGCACAGGCATGATTTCCGTGGCCATTGGCAGCAGCAACGGGGATTCTGAGACGGCTGCCCTTTCCGAAGAGGAAAGCAAGGCGGGCACTTTTTCCGGGACAATACCCGTCGGCGGCGGCCCGGTCATGCCTGGGAACGGGGCGATCGAAGCAGCCCACGGGGACCTCATTGACGTGACCTATGTGGACGCCAACGACGGCGCGGGCCATGGCGGGGTTGAAGTCACCGCCACGGCCCTGGTGGACTGCCTGCCCCCCGTCATCAGCGGAGTCACCCTGGCCTATCTCGGGGGCACCCAGGCCACCGTCCGTTTCTCCACCGATGAGTCCGCCCGTCCCTCCCTGTCACATGGTCTTGACTGCGGTGATGTCATGGAAGGGGCACCGGGGCCTTTCCGCACCCAGCACGAAATCAGCCTTAATGGACTGGAACCGGAAACGACCTACTATTTTTCGGTCAAGGCGCGGGACATTGCGGGAAACACGGCAAGCTCCGACAATGGCGGCGCCTGTTACACGTTCACCACACCGCTTCCCGTGAATTATCTGACGGAAGTGTTTGATTCCGCCAACACGGTTGATTTGCGGCACCGGATGCTGACTCTGTACCCGACGGACGGCGCCGAGGGATATGCGGCGTGCCTGGAGGATGCGGACCGGCTTCCGGTGGACCCGGGGGGCGGCGCCGCCGTGGTTTTGGCCGATGACGGATTTGCGCAGTTGACGCTTGCCGGCGGCGCCGCGGTGCGCCTTTTCGGCGAGTCATTTGGCGCGTTCTTTGTCAACGCGAACGGCAATGTCTCATTCGAGAGCGGGGATGTGAACTGGCGCGGCACCGCGCAGGCGCATTTTGCGAGGAGGCGCATTTCCATGTTTCTCACCGACCTGAACCCCGCCCGGCGGGGGGCGGTCACCTTCCTCCAACTGCCAGACCGCGCCGTGGTCACCTTTGTGGACGTGCCTTCGTACAGTTCCGGCGGGCTGTACCCGCCGGAGAACGCCCACACGTTCCAGTTGGAGATGATGTTCGACGGGGTGCTCCGCATCACCTGGCTGGACCTTTTCGCGGTGGACGCGGTGGCCGGGCTGTCCCGCGGCGCGGGCACCCCCTCGGACTTCGAGTCCATCAACCTCGCGCGCCTTCCCTCCTGCGAGCTGCTGGACCCCGCGCTGGCGCCGCCCCATTCGGCGGACCAGAACAACAGCCGCCGCATTGAGCTTGGCGAGCTGCTGCGCGTTGTGCAGTTTTACAACTCCAACGGGTATTCCTGCCTGTCCGGCAGCGAGGACGGATACCGGCCCGGCTCCTCGGGGGGGACCGCCTGCGCGGCGCATGACAGCGACTATGCCCCGGCGGACTGGCACATAAGCCTCTCCGAACTGCTTCGGGCGGTCCAGTTTTACAACGCCCAGGGCTATTTCCGGGACCCCTATGGCGAGGATGGTTTCCGGCCCAAATCCGGCGAATGA
- a CDS encoding DUF4914 family protein, with amino-acid sequence MWEKLNPPAEARAILEASPRVIVAGNTSELIDLACGGAGSDSFEVGYEVPGKGHVLEATVARVRNGVCANYADPYMRRRDPDCMVIGDDLPSDKPTYSDRFGGDFETLRKETIEWLKGQELAVFGFVAGRRKMGMDAMVIAPANAGFFALGLALLQGILPPDALPKRFAPRLVIYTAPPFRHTHFAGRQVVVHKRSDKSHEIFAYNLYPGPSAKKGVYGSLLALGENEGWVTAHCSTVQVVTPYDNTLTIMHEGASGGGKSEMLEVAHREADGRLLLGTNLVTGEKRHIEIPRGCELRPVTDDMALCHPSLQRGDGKLTVTDAEDAWFVRVNHITRYATDPHFESLTAQPSEPLLFLNIDAVPNSRAMIWEHIEDSPGRPCPNPRVIVPRRAYPGIIDTPVSVDIRSLGVRTPPCTAEHPSYGIIGIFHLLPPSLSWLWRLVAPRGYDNPSIVDTEGMTSEGVGSYWPFATGRKVDHANLLLNQIVATPKVVHILTPNQHLGAWKTGFMPQWVAREYLARRGVAKFKPDQVRPARCPLLGHALHHLTVEGNAVPRWLLQVNTQPEVGDEAYDTGAEMLTEFFHRHLREFLSPDLHPLGRTIIECCLDGGQVEDYQSLIATPYLASSVI; translated from the coding sequence ATGTGGGAGAAACTCAACCCCCCGGCAGAGGCCCGCGCCATACTTGAAGCCAGCCCCAGGGTGATTGTGGCGGGCAACACTTCCGAACTGATAGACCTTGCCTGCGGGGGGGCGGGCAGCGACTCTTTCGAGGTGGGCTACGAGGTTCCCGGAAAGGGCCATGTCCTGGAGGCCACCGTGGCGCGGGTGCGCAACGGAGTCTGCGCCAACTATGCAGACCCGTACATGCGCCGCCGCGACCCGGACTGCATGGTCATCGGCGACGACCTTCCCTCGGACAAGCCGACTTACAGCGACCGTTTCGGCGGCGACTTCGAGACGTTGAGGAAGGAAACCATCGAGTGGCTTAAGGGGCAGGAGCTGGCCGTCTTCGGGTTTGTCGCGGGACGCCGTAAAATGGGCATGGACGCCATGGTGATCGCGCCGGCGAACGCCGGGTTTTTCGCGCTGGGCCTGGCGCTGCTCCAGGGCATCCTGCCGCCGGACGCCCTTCCGAAGCGGTTTGCGCCGCGCCTGGTCATTTACACCGCGCCGCCGTTCCGTCACACCCATTTTGCCGGACGCCAGGTGGTGGTCCACAAACGCTCCGACAAGTCGCACGAGATTTTCGCCTACAACCTGTACCCCGGCCCCAGCGCCAAGAAGGGGGTTTACGGCAGCCTGCTCGCCCTGGGTGAGAACGAGGGCTGGGTCACGGCCCACTGCTCCACCGTTCAGGTGGTCACGCCCTACGACAACACTCTGACCATCATGCATGAGGGGGCCAGCGGCGGCGGGAAGAGCGAGATGCTCGAGGTGGCCCACCGCGAGGCCGACGGCCGCCTGCTCCTGGGGACGAACCTGGTGACCGGTGAGAAACGCCACATCGAGATACCGCGGGGCTGCGAGCTGCGCCCGGTCACGGATGACATGGCCCTGTGCCACCCCTCGCTGCAGCGCGGTGACGGGAAACTCACCGTCACGGACGCCGAGGACGCCTGGTTTGTCCGCGTGAACCACATCACGCGCTACGCCACGGACCCCCATTTCGAGAGCCTCACCGCCCAGCCCTCGGAGCCGCTGCTCTTTCTCAACATTGACGCGGTGCCCAACAGCCGGGCCATGATCTGGGAGCACATCGAGGACTCGCCGGGGAGGCCCTGCCCCAATCCCCGCGTAATCGTCCCCCGCAGGGCCTATCCGGGCATCATTGACACACCGGTTTCCGTGGACATCCGCAGTCTGGGCGTGCGCACCCCGCCGTGCACGGCGGAGCACCCCTCCTACGGCATCATCGGCATCTTCCATCTGCTGCCGCCGTCCCTCTCCTGGCTGTGGCGCCTGGTCGCGCCGCGCGGGTATGACAACCCCAGCATTGTGGACACGGAGGGCATGACGAGCGAGGGGGTCGGCTCCTACTGGCCCTTCGCCACGGGGCGGAAAGTGGACCACGCCAACCTGCTTCTCAACCAGATCGTGGCCACCCCGAAAGTGGTCCACATCCTCACGCCGAACCAGCATCTGGGCGCGTGGAAGACCGGATTCATGCCCCAGTGGGTCGCCCGCGAGTATCTTGCCCGCCGCGGCGTGGCCAAGTTCAAGCCGGACCAGGTGCGTCCCGCGCGCTGCCCCCTGCTCGGCCACGCCCTGCACCATCTCACGGTCGAGGGCAACGCGGTGCCCCGGTGGCTGCTTCAGGTGAACACCCAGCCCGAGGTGGGGGACGAGGCGTATGACACGGGCGCGGAAATGCTGACGGAGTTTTTCCACAGGCATTTGCGGGAGTTCCTGTCGCCGGACCTGCACCCCCTCGGCCGCACCATCATCGAGTGCTGCCTGGACGGCGGCCAGGTCGAGGACTACCAGTCCCTCATCGCCACACCCTATCTCGCCAGCAGCGTGATATGA
- a CDS encoding cation:proton antiporter, producing MTGDYSPLLVLCVILLSGIAGGWLAERLRLPLETGYTVAGLLIGPMALNVFGGLDPAKLLQPLSQFAMGVLAVSAGSHLGYRRIHNALRRIFVIALFESLGALVLVTLASHWLGVDWPGAFALGAIAMATSPATTITLVRELRARGAFVKTLLSVVALDIILCLMAFTLATRVMDYAYSGGAEGGGLAWAVVLGAAQFAESLLLGILMGWVTERLVLRGGTHKFSVIFLVLLFLSGVSDYLGADFLITSIFLGVYLANASDEAARQTKAMEPIEPLLYVCFFTAAGASLHLDSVAEAGALCAAYMAARFAGKYIGAFAGGWLVRAPGRIWHNLGLALMPQAGVAIGMVLLLKGDPDVPGHTASVISTLVLGAITLNEIIGPLFTWRALHRAGEINLDRRRLIEFLQEEFITTSIGGADKWEALKSLTSFYSLTHNLSPEARAELEADVLEREKEFTTAIGHGAAIPHGRAGKGRRISGVMGICHDGVDFGAYDHEPVKILVLVVTPKGMENQHLEVMASLAMMVRDGHIRERLVSALSPYDAWEVIESREARTYNQFLEEEDGEENAPA from the coding sequence ATGACCGGTGATTACAGTCCGCTGCTTGTGCTGTGCGTCATACTGCTTTCCGGCATCGCCGGGGGCTGGCTCGCCGAGCGGCTGCGCCTGCCCCTGGAGACGGGCTACACTGTGGCGGGGCTGCTCATCGGCCCGATGGCGTTGAATGTGTTTGGCGGGCTGGACCCGGCCAAACTCTTGCAGCCCCTTTCACAGTTCGCCATGGGGGTGCTGGCCGTGTCGGCGGGAAGCCATCTGGGCTACCGGCGCATCCACAACGCGCTGCGGCGCATTTTTGTCATCGCCCTTTTCGAGTCGCTGGGCGCGCTGGTCCTGGTGACCCTGGCCTCGCACTGGCTTGGCGTGGACTGGCCGGGCGCGTTTGCCCTGGGCGCCATCGCCATGGCCACCTCCCCGGCCACCACGATCACCCTGGTGCGCGAGCTGCGCGCCCGGGGCGCCTTCGTCAAAACCCTGCTTTCCGTGGTGGCCCTCGACATCATCCTCTGCCTGATGGCCTTCACCCTGGCCACCCGTGTCATGGACTATGCCTATTCCGGGGGCGCCGAGGGCGGCGGGCTGGCCTGGGCCGTTGTTCTGGGCGCGGCGCAGTTTGCCGAGTCGCTGCTTCTGGGCATCCTCATGGGATGGGTCACGGAGCGTCTGGTGCTCCGCGGCGGGACGCACAAATTCAGCGTCATATTCCTCGTGCTGCTGTTCCTGTCGGGGGTGTCCGATTATCTCGGAGCCGACTTCCTCATCACCAGCATATTCCTGGGCGTCTACCTCGCCAACGCCTCGGACGAGGCCGCCCGGCAAACCAAGGCGATGGAGCCCATTGAGCCGCTTTTGTACGTCTGCTTTTTCACCGCGGCCGGCGCCTCCCTCCACCTGGACTCCGTGGCCGAGGCGGGCGCGCTCTGCGCGGCCTACATGGCCGCCCGCTTCGCCGGGAAATACATCGGGGCCTTCGCCGGGGGCTGGCTTGTCCGCGCGCCCGGGCGCATCTGGCACAATCTGGGCCTTGCCCTGATGCCCCAGGCCGGGGTGGCCATCGGCATGGTGCTCCTGCTCAAGGGCGACCCCGACGTGCCGGGCCACACCGCCTCCGTGATCAGCACCCTTGTGCTGGGCGCCATCACCCTCAATGAAATCATCGGCCCCCTCTTCACCTGGCGCGCCCTGCACCGGGCCGGCGAGATCAATCTGGACCGGCGCAGGCTCATCGAGTTCCTCCAGGAGGAGTTCATCACCACCTCCATTGGCGGCGCGGACAAGTGGGAGGCCCTCAAGAGCCTCACCAGTTTCTACAGCCTCACCCACAACCTTTCGCCGGAGGCCCGCGCCGAACTGGAGGCGGACGTGCTCGAGCGGGAGAAGGAGTTCACCACCGCCATTGGCCACGGCGCCGCCATCCCCCATGGAAGGGCGGGAAAGGGGCGGCGGATCAGCGGTGTGATGGGCATCTGCCATGACGGGGTGGACTTCGGCGCCTATGACCACGAGCCGGTGAAAATACTCGTGCTGGTGGTCACGCCGAAGGGCATGGAGAACCAGCACCTCGAGGTGATGGCCAGCCTCGCCATGATGGTCCGCGACGGGCACATCCGCGAGCGCCTTGTGTCCGCCCTCAGCCCCTACGACGCCTGGGAGGTGATCGAGAGCCGGGAAGCCCGCACCTACAACCAATTTCTGGAGGAGGAGGACGGGGAGGAAAACGCCCCAGCCTAG
- a CDS encoding sigma-54-dependent Fis family transcriptional regulator produces the protein MDKQPAAQVLVVDHHPASCRAMTAWLRERGHAATGVDNGEKAFNQLDARPWDALVTELHAGRVDGMRLMSVALARHPDLCAVLTATEAETERAVEAMRLGAHDFLLKPVHLPHLGAVLERGLAHQQLLRERVGLQRRLDERFGLGGLSGRSRQMTRVYQSVRQAGPLRDPLLVFGEAGTGKELIAEAVHHAGPWRDGPFVKADAAALPRSAQAAALFGEGGAGRARRGLIEQAEDGTLFLDNADALDTDAQDRLLAWLETGAAPRAGDGKKVPVSARLVAATRKSPVELAGNTGFNPALAERLCAVTVEAPALRQRPEDIPLLARDILERLARADNREPRAIEPGAVDLLLRYDWPGNVRELETVLEGMDLTAGPGPLRVAAVPPHVRRAARPARGEIRVPVGVPMAVIERAAIEETLRHCDYDKAECARILGIGLRTLYRKLGQYTEEDGRG, from the coding sequence ATGGACAAGCAGCCCGCAGCCCAGGTGCTCGTGGTGGACCACCACCCCGCCTCCTGCCGCGCCATGACCGCATGGCTGCGGGAGCGGGGCCATGCGGCCACGGGGGTGGACAACGGGGAGAAGGCCTTCAACCAGCTCGACGCCCGTCCCTGGGACGCCCTGGTCACGGAGCTCCACGCCGGGCGTGTGGACGGCATGCGCCTGATGTCCGTGGCGCTGGCGCGCCATCCAGACCTCTGCGCGGTGCTCACGGCCACGGAGGCGGAGACGGAGCGCGCCGTCGAGGCGATGCGCCTGGGCGCGCACGACTTTCTGCTGAAGCCCGTCCATCTCCCGCACCTGGGCGCCGTCCTCGAGCGGGGTCTGGCGCACCAGCAACTCCTGCGCGAACGGGTGGGGCTTCAGCGGCGGCTTGACGAGCGTTTCGGCCTGGGCGGCCTCTCCGGACGCTCACGCCAGATGACCCGCGTCTACCAGTCCGTGCGCCAGGCGGGGCCCCTGCGCGATCCGCTTCTCGTCTTCGGCGAGGCGGGCACGGGCAAGGAGCTCATCGCCGAGGCGGTGCACCATGCCGGACCCTGGCGCGACGGCCCCTTCGTGAAGGCCGACGCCGCCGCCCTCCCCCGCTCCGCCCAGGCGGCCGCCCTCTTCGGCGAGGGCGGCGCGGGCCGCGCCCGGCGCGGGCTCATTGAACAGGCCGAGGACGGCACGCTGTTCCTGGACAATGCGGACGCGCTGGACACCGACGCGCAGGATCGCCTGCTGGCCTGGCTGGAAACGGGCGCCGCGCCCCGCGCGGGTGACGGAAAAAAGGTGCCCGTGTCGGCGCGTCTTGTGGCGGCAACCCGCAAAAGCCCTGTAGAGCTGGCCGGGAACACCGGCTTCAACCCCGCCCTCGCGGAACGGCTCTGCGCCGTCACTGTCGAGGCGCCGGCCTTGCGCCAGCGGCCCGAGGACATCCCCCTGCTCGCGCGCGACATATTGGAACGCCTCGCCCGCGCGGACAACCGGGAACCCCGCGCCATCGAGCCCGGCGCGGTGGACCTGCTGCTCCGTTATGACTGGCCGGGCAACGTGCGCGAACTGGAAACCGTCCTCGAGGGCATGGACCTCACCGCCGGACCCGGCCCGCTCCGCGTGGCGGCCGTGCCGCCCCATGTCCGCCGCGCCGCGCGCCCGGCGCGCGGTGAAATCCGCGTGCCCGTCGGCGTGCCCATGGCCGTCATTGAGCGCGCCGCCATCGAGGAGACCCTGCGCCACTGCGACTACGACAAGGCCGAATGCGCCCGCATCCTCGGCATCGGCCTGCGCACCCTCTACCGGAAACTCGGCCAGTACACCGAAGAAGACGGACGGGGTTGA